The proteins below come from a single Spiroplasma endosymbiont of Atherix ibis genomic window:
- a CDS encoding ribonuclease J translates to MADIKFMALGGQDERGKNIFVISVNDNLYIFDAGIKFPERSVLGIDIIIPNFEYLKANAKKIKGIFLSNPSSNNSGAISYILREIDVPVYCNELTTTILKYRNMKYRIKNRENNFKIINDKDVISFEDVKIEVFRTTAAFPESFGFAIHTEDGVIVYAGDYIIDGNEQSYFSTDMNHLNQISQKGVLAFISDAEYASRIDYTVPNHRIEKFISAPMKDKKRRLILGMFEEDVFKLFEIIKQAKANERKIAVYGKTIKKVVESKVIQESLQISSKDIISIEEFMKSEDGILLLTGAGDLLYTRLAKIAAGNDEKVEFTENDTIILATPPAAGVEKRHAEILDELARTNAKLVSLSDKNIWSMRASYEDIKLMTRIMKPKSFIPIKGLYKDFLNAERAAIEAGVQKKNIQLINNGQILKIGNDGKLVIASDLIKTADVYVDGIGVGDIGSVVLNERKQLATDGAVIIGANVNNKTKDLISLIDIQMRGVIYITEENAIFKLMQKQIIDILDKYKNESKTNPNAYDLNAIKKEIVSRIRTTLKQETGKQPIVLVIINELDGSFFEPKSNKIKNS, encoded by the coding sequence ATGGCAGATATTAAATTTATGGCCCTAGGGGGTCAAGATGAGAGAGGAAAAAATATTTTTGTTATAAGTGTTAACGATAATTTATATATTTTTGATGCAGGAATTAAATTTCCAGAAAGAAGTGTTTTGGGAATAGATATAATTATTCCTAATTTTGAATATTTAAAAGCAAATGCAAAAAAAATTAAAGGAATTTTTCTTTCAAATCCAAGCTCAAATAATTCAGGAGCAATTAGTTATATTTTAAGAGAAATTGATGTACCAGTTTATTGTAATGAACTTACAACAACAATTTTAAAATATAGAAATATGAAGTATAGAATTAAAAATAGAGAAAATAATTTTAAAATTATAAATGATAAAGATGTAATATCATTTGAAGATGTAAAAATTGAAGTTTTTAGAACAACTGCAGCATTTCCAGAGTCTTTTGGATTTGCAATTCATACAGAAGATGGAGTTATAGTTTATGCAGGTGATTACATTATTGATGGAAATGAGCAATCATATTTTTCAACAGATATGAATCATTTAAATCAAATTTCTCAAAAAGGAGTTTTAGCTTTTATTAGTGATGCAGAATATGCTTCAAGAATTGATTATACTGTTCCAAATCATAGAATTGAAAAATTTATTTCAGCACCAATGAAAGATAAAAAAAGACGTCTAATTTTAGGAATGTTTGAAGAAGATGTATTTAAACTATTTGAAATAATAAAACAAGCAAAAGCAAATGAAAGAAAGATTGCTGTTTATGGCAAAACAATTAAAAAAGTAGTTGAATCAAAAGTAATTCAAGAAAGTTTACAAATATCTTCAAAAGATATTATAAGTATTGAGGAGTTTATGAAATCAGAAGATGGAATTTTACTTTTAACTGGAGCAGGAGATCTTTTATATACAAGACTTGCTAAAATTGCTGCTGGAAATGATGAAAAAGTTGAATTTACAGAGAATGATACAATTATTTTGGCAACTCCTCCAGCTGCAGGAGTTGAAAAAAGACATGCAGAAATTTTAGATGAATTGGCAAGAACAAATGCTAAATTAGTATCATTGAGTGATAAAAATATTTGATCAATGAGAGCAAGTTATGAAGATATTAAATTAATGACAAGAATAATGAAACCAAAATCATTTATTCCTATTAAAGGTTTATATAAAGATTTTTTAAATGCGGAAAGAGCAGCTATAGAAGCTGGAGTTCAAAAGAAAAATATTCAATTAATTAATAATGGTCAAATTTTAAAAATAGGAAATGATGGTAAATTAGTAATTGCATCTGATTTAATTAAAACAGCAGATGTTTATGTAGATGGAATTGGTGTTGGTGATATTGGATCTGTTGTTTTAAATGAAAGAAAGCAATTAGCAACAGATGGTGCTGTTATAATTGGAGCTAATGTTAATAATAAGACCAAAGATTTAATATCATTAATTGATATTCAAATGCGTGGAGTTATTTATATAACAGAAGAAAATGCAATTTTTAAATTAATGCAAAAGCAAATTATTGATATTTTAGATAAATATAAAAATGAATCTAAAACAAATCCAAATGCATATGATTTAAATGCAATTAAAAAAGAAATTGTTTCTAGAATTAGAACTACTTTAAAGCAAGAAACAGGAAAACAACCGATTGTTTTAGTTATAATTAATGAACTTGATGGATCATTTTTTGAACCCAAATCTAATAAAATAAAAAATTCATAG
- a CDS encoding PTS transporter subunit EIIC has translation MGIHASGILSPIVEPIQLDGLIQNQQALANGTTPQYVFTNPFMNNFLFMGGTGGTIGLIIAIFIFSKRGDYKTMAKITLIPAIFCINEPLLFGLPIVLNPIFVIPFILGPLLAVIFAYLATTLGMMPHSSVIVPWTTPPIIGGILTTKSLIGGLVALINLVILITMYSPFVMLENKIEKRELLNKFAKNKNILDGNIVKLNSNLKIS, from the coding sequence ATGGGAATTCACGCAAGTGGAATATTGTCACCAATTGTAGAACCAATACAATTAGATGGTTTAATTCAAAATCAACAAGCACTTGCTAATGGAACAACTCCTCAATATGTATTTACAAATCCATTTATGAATAATTTTCTATTTATGGGAGGAACTGGGGGAACAATTGGTTTAATAATTGCTATTTTCATATTTTCTAAACGTGGTGATTATAAAACAATGGCTAAAATTACATTAATACCAGCAATATTTTGCATTAATGAGCCTTTATTATTTGGATTACCAATTGTTCTTAATCCAATCTTTGTTATTCCATTTATACTTGGACCATTGTTAGCAGTTATTTTTGCTTATTTAGCAACTACTTTAGGAATGATGCCTCATTCTAGTGTTATTGTTCCTTGAACAACACCACCAATAATTGGGGGAATATTAACAACTAAGAGTTTAATTGGTGGTCTTGTAGCATTGATTAATCTTGTAATATTAATTACTATGTATTCACCATTTGTTATGCTTGAAAATAAAATAGAAAAACGTGAACTTTTAAATAAGTTTGCCAAAAATAAAAATATATTAGATGGAAATATAGTAAAATTAAATAGTAATTTAAAAATATCATAA
- the trpS gene encoding tryptophan--tRNA ligase, giving the protein MNKKIMLSGITTTGQMTLGNYIGAMRNFVALQDEFEMYVFVANLHGITSPIEKETLRQNIKNMVTLYFACGMDAEKSTVFVQSEILEHTQLAWILTCNTTIGELQRMTQFKDKSTKVKSENGTEYIPTGLLTYPVLMAADILLYDPAFVPVGKDQKQHIELARNIAERMNNKFGEMFTIPGDYTPKVGSKIMDLQDPTKKMSKSAINPKSYIALLDDINEVKKKIKSAVTDSENLIKYDRENKPGISNLLTIYSALKNISIEETEKFFEGKDYGFLKEEVTNVVVELLEKIQKRFKELSNSNLVDNWLEQGAEKAKKIARKKLTKVQNLTGINYKRK; this is encoded by the coding sequence ATGAATAAAAAAATAATGCTATCTGGAATAACAACAACTGGGCAAATGACATTAGGAAATTATATTGGAGCAATGAGAAACTTTGTTGCTCTTCAAGATGAATTTGAGATGTATGTTTTTGTTGCAAATCTACATGGAATAACATCACCAATCGAAAAAGAAACATTAAGGCAAAATATAAAAAATATGGTAACTTTATACTTTGCTTGTGGAATGGACGCTGAAAAATCAACAGTTTTTGTTCAAAGTGAAATTTTAGAACATACACAACTTGCATGGATACTTACTTGTAATACTACAATTGGAGAATTGCAAAGAATGACTCAATTTAAAGATAAATCAACCAAAGTAAAATCAGAAAATGGAACTGAATATATTCCAACAGGTTTATTAACTTATCCTGTTTTAATGGCAGCAGACATTTTACTTTATGATCCTGCTTTTGTACCAGTTGGAAAAGATCAAAAGCAGCATATTGAATTAGCAAGAAATATAGCTGAAAGAATGAACAATAAATTTGGAGAAATGTTTACAATTCCAGGAGACTATACTCCTAAGGTTGGTTCAAAAATAATGGATTTACAAGATCCAACAAAAAAAATGTCAAAATCAGCTATAAATCCAAAAAGCTATATTGCTCTTTTAGATGATATAAATGAAGTTAAAAAGAAAATTAAATCAGCAGTAACTGATTCAGAAAATTTAATAAAATATGATCGAGAAAATAAACCAGGAATAAGTAATTTATTAACAATATACTCTGCTTTAAAAAATATATCAATTGAAGAAACTGAAAAGTTCTTTGAAGGAAAAGATTATGGATTTTTAAAAGAGGAAGTTACAAATGTTGTAGTTGAATTATTAGAAAAAATTCAAAAACGTTTTAAAGAATTAAGCAATTCAAATTTAGTAGATAATTGATTAGAACAAGGTGCTGAAAAAGCTAAAAAAATAGCTAGAAAAAAACTTACAAAAGTTCAAAATTTAACTGGAATTAATTATAAAAGAAAATAA
- the rplT gene encoding 50S ribosomal protein L20, whose product MARVKFGKVTRARRKRWIKRAKGYYGTKKANYKKAHEQVLRSMAYAFVGRKLKKRDFRKLWIIRINAAVRPLGLSYSKFMNGLKIAGIDINRKMLSELAIHEPKQFEAIVTSSKKALDYKK is encoded by the coding sequence ATGGCAAGAGTAAAATTTGGTAAAGTAACTAGAGCAAGAAGAAAACGTTGAATTAAAAGAGCAAAAGGTTACTATGGAACAAAAAAAGCAAACTATAAAAAGGCTCATGAACAAGTTTTACGTTCTATGGCTTATGCTTTTGTTGGACGTAAACTTAAGAAACGTGATTTTAGAAAATTATGAATTATTCGTATAAATGCAGCTGTTAGACCATTAGGTTTAAGTTATTCAAAATTTATGAATGGTTTAAAAATAGCAGGAATTGATATTAACAGAAAAATGTTATCTGAATTAGCAATTCATGAACCAAAGCAATTTGAAGCAATTGTAACTTCATCTAAAAAAGCATTAGATTATAAAAAATAA
- a CDS encoding Mbov_0401 family ICE element transposase-like protein translates to MLFNRKEEYKFLLNKRRGEIEARDIELLENRDKKRYILIKVKSRTITTEFGNLTFDRHIYKHYIKKKWKYIALIDEELKLKKWSKLDLNLVELIKEQLGTGKRYRDIIDMFPEAKLSLMTISRIFKSIKNEDKRNKVERKISLVDKQRVYIFVDDAFVNVDRFKNKYKWRKLKINKDTQIRVVSFCTGFDIKTIHKKRRKLKDKRTTFFIGKDEKLTTEKLAIRIYELGCNFYDNFENAKLVVGGDGAIWIKELASFIGANYILDRFHAVREFRKLFLFNGKYHGKELFRIAINLFYSGNYKELIQLLEIEAPKEVFKYFKNNRIGIINQSAEWNIGVSAESEVSRLVKSALGYGSKVYSLIVLKNMLNERAYKLNNNLIF, encoded by the coding sequence ATGTTATTTAATCGTAAAGAAGAATATAAATTTTTATTAAACAAAAGAAGGGGAGAAATTGAAGCAAGAGATATAGAACTTCTTGAAAATAGAGACAAAAAAAGATATATCCTCATTAAAGTCAAATCCAGAACAATCACAACAGAGTTTGGAAATTTAACATTCGATAGACATATCTATAAACATTATATAAAGAAAAAATGAAAATATATAGCCCTAATTGATGAAGAATTAAAATTAAAGAAATGATCTAAACTAGATTTAAATTTAGTTGAATTAATCAAAGAACAATTAGGTACTGGAAAACGTTATAGAGATATTATTGATATGTTCCCGGAAGCTAAATTATCTTTAATGACTATTTCAAGAATCTTTAAATCTATAAAAAATGAAGATAAAAGAAACAAAGTTGAGAGAAAAATCAGTTTAGTTGATAAACAAAGAGTATATATTTTTGTTGATGATGCATTTGTTAATGTTGATAGGTTTAAAAATAAATATAAATGAAGAAAGTTAAAAATAAATAAGGATACTCAAATAAGAGTAGTTTCTTTTTGCACAGGTTTTGATATTAAAACAATTCATAAAAAACGTAGGAAATTAAAAGATAAAAGAACTACATTTTTTATAGGAAAAGATGAAAAATTAACAACAGAAAAATTAGCTATAAGAATTTATGAATTAGGATGTAATTTTTATGATAACTTTGAAAATGCTAAATTAGTAGTTGGAGGAGATGGTGCTATTTGAATTAAAGAGTTGGCATCGTTTATAGGAGCTAATTACATTTTAGACAGATTCCATGCAGTTAGAGAATTTAGAAAACTATTTTTATTTAACGGTAAATATCATGGTAAAGAATTATTTAGAATAGCGATAAATTTATTTTATTCAGGTAATTATAAAGAATTAATACAATTATTAGAAATTGAAGCACCAAAAGAAGTATTCAAATATTTTAAAAATAATAGGATAGGAATAATTAATCAAAGTGCAGAATGAAATATAGGAGTATCAGCTGAATCAGAAGTTTCAAGACTTGTTAAATCTGCATTAGGATATGGAAGTAAAGTATATTCACTAATAGTATTAAAAAATATGCTCAATGAAAGAGCATATAAATTAAATAATAACTTAATATTTTAA
- a CDS encoding PTS sugar transporter subunit IIB encodes MNKKVLLACNAGMSTSILVKNMQNYAFEEDINVEIKAVSINEAKLNGNNWDIVLLGPQIAYELDEIKTYFDTPVFVIDKEDYAKANGEKVLNFALENCK; translated from the coding sequence ATGAATAAAAAGGTACTTTTAGCGTGTAATGCAGGAATGAGCACATCAATTTTGGTTAAAAATATGCAAAATTATGCTTTTGAAGAGGACATTAATGTAGAAATCAAAGCAGTTTCAATAAATGAAGCTAAACTTAATGGAAATAATTGAGATATAGTTTTATTAGGTCCACAAATTGCATATGAGCTTGATGAAATAAAAACATATTTTGATACACCAGTATTTGTAATTGATAAAGAAGATTATGCTAAAGCAAATGGTGAAAAAGTTTTAAATTTTGCATTAGAAAATTGTAAATAA
- the infC gene encoding translation initiation factor IF-3 has product MADNRNIKTDFINREIRAKQVLIINDDGTKNGPLNKFEALKLAEEAGLDLFQVGMQDNSTAIAKILDYGKYKYEQKRKQKENKKNQVKVENKEIRLTVGIGEHDMDTKARKAREFLLAGDRVKISLKFKGREITFQEFGKETLDKFFAKIEDVAKIEKEAKLNTRFLDMYIVPKKG; this is encoded by the coding sequence ATGGCAGACAATAGAAATATAAAAACAGATTTTATTAATAGAGAAATTAGAGCAAAACAAGTTTTAATTATTAATGATGATGGTACAAAGAATGGACCACTAAATAAGTTTGAAGCTTTAAAATTAGCAGAAGAAGCAGGTTTAGATCTATTTCAAGTGGGTATGCAAGATAATTCGACAGCTATAGCTAAAATACTTGATTATGGAAAATATAAATACGAACAAAAACGTAAACAAAAAGAAAATAAAAAAAATCAAGTAAAAGTTGAAAACAAAGAAATTCGTTTAACTGTTGGAATTGGTGAACATGATATGGATACAAAAGCTAGAAAAGCTAGAGAATTTTTATTAGCAGGAGATAGAGTTAAAATTTCATTGAAATTTAAAGGTAGAGAAATAACTTTTCAAGAATTTGGAAAAGAAACACTAGATAAGTTTTTTGCAAAAATTGAAGATGTTGCAAAAATTGAAAAAGAAGCCAAACTAAATACAAGATTCTTAGATATGTATATAGTGCCAAAAAAAGGTTAA
- a CDS encoding rhodanese-like domain-containing protein: protein MFISVEEYAQNKDKYFTLDVRTRTEFQTLPHFSWAVNIHIDQFLENFKKYLEEYNQTNKPIVTVCNAGNRSGQVSNFLSQLGYNAKTLQGDIYNYNKKIR from the coding sequence ATGTTTATTTCAGTAGAAGAATATGCACAAAATAAGGATAAATATTTTACATTAGATGTAAGAACTCGAACAGAATTTCAAACGCTTCCTCATTTTAGTTGAGCAGTAAATATCCATATAGATCAATTTTTAGAAAATTTTAAAAAATATCTTGAGGAATACAATCAAACTAATAAACCTATTGTAACTGTATGTAATGCTGGAAATAGAAGTGGTCAAGTATCTAATTTTCTCAGTCAATTAGGTTACAATGCAAAAACACTTCAAGGTGACATATACAATTACAATAAAAAAATAAGATAA
- a CDS encoding MupG family TIM beta-alpha barrel fold protein, with the protein MKRKIGISIYPEQSTFEKDKDYLELAKKLGYEVVFTSLLHFVGQKDDNKKAEMVLKSIKYAKKIGFYTIVDVEYKSMELIGINVNDLSKCSEYGIDCLRLDSPSLPFEIANITHNKYDIDIQLNMSNNDSLIDNVIDFKPIKERLSGCHNFYPLEYTALPFNYFKQSNQKYLKYNLSTAAFVGSHFGEMTTAVGWKELPTLEEQRNLSISEQAKILFYTNEIKLVLIWNAYSLKEELEELASIDRYEITLTVKPFYKLNKVEKDILNFDHFRRGDITEYFIRSTFSRVKFKNESIEPKNTKKTYNKGDVVIINNNDSKYKGECHIILKNDFEDKQQKYNWMGTIKDSEKRLIDFIGPWNHFRFGIEE; encoded by the coding sequence ATGAAAAGAAAAATTGGAATATCAATATATCCTGAACAATCAACTTTTGAAAAAGATAAAGATTATTTAGAATTAGCTAAAAAATTAGGATATGAAGTAGTTTTTACAAGTTTATTACATTTTGTTGGACAAAAAGATGATAATAAAAAAGCAGAAATGGTTTTAAAAAGTATTAAATATGCAAAAAAAATTGGTTTTTATACAATAGTTGATGTTGAATATAAATCAATGGAATTAATAGGAATTAATGTTAATGATTTATCAAAATGTAGTGAATATGGAATAGATTGTTTAAGACTAGATTCTCCAAGTTTACCTTTTGAAATAGCAAATATTACACATAATAAATATGATATAGATATTCAATTAAATATGTCAAATAATGATAGTTTAATTGATAATGTTATTGATTTTAAGCCAATTAAAGAAAGACTAAGTGGATGCCATAACTTTTATCCTTTAGAATATACTGCATTACCTTTTAATTATTTTAAACAGTCAAACCAAAAATATTTAAAATATAACCTTTCAACAGCAGCTTTTGTGGGAAGCCATTTTGGAGAAATGACAACAGCTGTAGGGTGAAAGGAATTGCCTACCTTAGAAGAACAAAGAAATCTTTCTATATCTGAGCAAGCTAAAATTTTATTTTATACTAATGAAATAAAACTTGTATTAATTTGAAATGCCTATTCATTAAAAGAGGAATTAGAAGAACTTGCAAGCATTGACAGATATGAAATAACTTTAACTGTAAAACCATTTTACAAATTAAATAAAGTTGAAAAAGACATATTAAATTTTGATCATTTTAGAAGGGGAGATATTACAGAATATTTTATAAGATCTACTTTTTCAAGAGTAAAGTTTAAAAATGAATCTATTGAACCAAAAAATACAAAAAAAACTTATAATAAAGGAGATGTTGTCATTATAAATAATAATGACTCAAAATATAAGGGTGAATGTCATATTATTTTAAAAAATGACTTTGAAGATAAACAACAAAAATATAATTGAATGGGTACTATTAAGGATAGTGAAAAGAGATTAATTGATTTTATTGGACCATGAAATCACTTTAGATTTGGAATAGAGGAATAA
- a CDS encoding ATP-binding protein yields MTKIQNDFYDILNQFLKYKNNYNKLDFKTQWDTNFKSLSTRLKESDLLNNNLYIFGNTGVGKTYFSQELINGRGMYYKWYEIINDVLNGDNKIRKYFNSDIIVIDDFLSKKPTEYNINIFYEIIDTRLENKKQTIITTNYSPKEFKNILQNLGTIEHYLQNRISSRMNLFDFYEFKGNDKRKK; encoded by the coding sequence ATGACTAAAATTCAAAATGATTTTTATGATATTTTAAATCAATTTCTAAAATATAAAAACAATTATAATAAATTAGATTTTAAAACTCAATGAGATACAAATTTTAAATCATTATCTACAAGATTAAAAGAATCAGATTTATTGAATAATAATTTATATATATTTGGAAATACTGGTGTTGGTAAGACTTATTTTTCTCAAGAATTAATTAATGGAAGAGGAATGTATTATAAGTGATATGAAATAATAAATGATGTATTAAATGGTGATAATAAAATTAGAAAATACTTTAATTCAGATATTATAGTTATTGATGATTTTTTATCTAAAAAACCCACTGAATATAATATTAATATATTTTATGAGATAATCGATACAAGATTAGAAAACAAAAAACAAACAATAATTACTACAAATTATAGTCCAAAAGAGTTTAAAAATATTTTACAAAATTTAGGAACAATAGAGCATTATTTACAAAATAGAATATCTAGCAGAATGAATTTATTTGATTTTTATGAATTTAAAGGAAATGATAAAAGAAAAAAATAG
- a CDS encoding PTS transporter subunit EIIC has product MKNKSIHLTNEKKLKVKKNKDENNSKGSWSKFLTMLQELGKVLQFPIAVLPFAAILNRFGALGIEYSSHTAENGVLVITNQVGYWISLIIQKPGLIPFENLPMLFAIGCAFGLAKDHRGEAALVAVIFYLSVTALTGEGTLPNMIWGKTLKFTDSSGKEWSKLLYVKVMENKDVIKKGTYVLSTGVLGGIVTGCLSAYFYNRLKEIKLPTALSFFGGRRFVPMVALTAAIPTALVFAVIWPWIQLGLISFGTAVANPDNPAVAIPGTTVYAILNRLLLPFGLHQIMNTFFWFQMPVSGNIVSPGFGSNPTISSEIVTEMGDITAFSKGISTSGLFQSGFFPIMMGGLPMAAIAMIMTADKSNRKEIAGFLGGVAGVSFLSGITEPLEFSFVFIAPALLGIHAGLTGIFMAITTSMKIQIGFGFSAGFIDYAASLPQSWALANVRDSIISNPLWILALSAGAGATYYFVFYFIIKGMNLSTPGRNVEDTSNNQVNTASKSSTIKENSSKIDKYDYMAEKIVQAIGKENFVSIDNCATRLRLVLKDNNKIDDVLIKSAGTYGIKRLGNESLQIVIGPDVEHVANSVRKIVEK; this is encoded by the coding sequence ATGAAAAATAAAAGTATACATTTAACTAATGAAAAAAAGTTAAAAGTGAAAAAAAATAAAGATGAGAACAATTCAAAGGGTAGCTGAAGCAAGTTTTTAACAATGCTTCAAGAATTGGGAAAAGTTTTACAATTTCCAATTGCTGTTCTTCCTTTTGCAGCTATTCTAAATAGATTTGGTGCTTTGGGTATTGAATATTCATCTCATACAGCAGAAAATGGAGTTCTTGTAATAACAAATCAAGTAGGTTATTGAATATCACTAATTATTCAAAAACCAGGATTAATTCCATTTGAAAATTTACCTATGCTATTTGCAATAGGTTGTGCATTTGGTCTTGCAAAAGATCATAGAGGTGAGGCAGCTTTAGTTGCAGTAATTTTTTATTTATCAGTTACTGCTTTAACAGGAGAAGGAACTTTACCAAATATGATTTGAGGAAAAACTTTAAAATTTACAGATTCAAGTGGTAAAGAATGATCTAAACTGCTTTATGTAAAAGTTATGGAAAATAAAGATGTTATTAAAAAAGGAACTTATGTATTGAGTACAGGAGTTCTTGGAGGTATTGTAACAGGTTGCCTTTCAGCATACTTTTATAATAGGTTAAAAGAAATTAAACTTCCAACAGCTTTGTCATTTTTTGGAGGTCGTAGATTTGTTCCAATGGTTGCTTTAACAGCAGCTATTCCAACAGCATTAGTTTTTGCAGTTATTTGACCATGAATTCAATTGGGATTAATTAGTTTTGGAACAGCTGTTGCTAATCCAGACAACCCAGCTGTTGCTATACCCGGAACAACAGTTTATGCAATTCTAAATAGATTATTGCTTCCATTTGGTTTACATCAAATTATGAATACATTCTTTTGATTCCAAATGCCAGTATCTGGAAACATTGTATCTCCTGGATTTGGTTCAAATCCAACTATAAGTAGTGAAATAGTAACAGAAATGGGAGATATAACAGCTTTTTCTAAAGGAATAAGTACTTCAGGATTATTTCAATCAGGATTCTTTCCAATTATGATGGGTGGATTACCAATGGCAGCCATTGCTATGATTATGACAGCTGATAAATCTAACAGAAAAGAAATAGCTGGATTCCTTGGAGGAGTAGCTGGAGTTTCATTCTTATCAGGAATTACAGAGCCATTAGAATTCTCATTTGTATTTATTGCTCCTGCATTATTAGGAATTCATGCAGGATTAACAGGAATATTTATGGCAATAACAACATCAATGAAAATTCAAATAGGATTTGGATTTAGTGCAGGATTTATTGATTATGCAGCTTCTCTTCCTCAATCTTGGGCATTAGCAAATGTACGTGATTCAATTATTTCAAATCCATTATGAATACTTGCTTTATCTGCTGGAGCTGGAGCTACATATTACTTTGTATTCTACTTTATAATAAAAGGTATGAATTTAAGTACACCAGGTAGAAATGTGGAAGATACTTCAAATAATCAAGTAAATACTGCTAGCAAATCATCAACTATAAAAGAAAATTCATCAAAAATTGATAAATATGATTATATGGCAGAAAAAATAGTACAAGCAATTGGAAAAGAAAATTTTGTAAGTATTGACAATTGTGCAACTAGATTGCGACTTGTACTAAAAGATAACAATAAAATAGACGATGTTCTTATAAAATCAGCAGGAACATATGGAATTAAACGATTAGGAAATGAAAGTTTGCAAATTGTTATTGGACCAGATGTTGAACATGTTGCAAATTCTGTAAGAAAAATTGTTGAAAAATAG
- the rpmI gene encoding 50S ribosomal protein L35 yields MPKMKTKSSLAKRVKKTGAGKLKRGKAYRSHLAQNKSTKQKRHLKKATFVSAGDMKRLKGLLQN; encoded by the coding sequence ATGCCAAAAATGAAGACAAAAAGCTCTTTAGCAAAAAGAGTTAAAAAAACTGGTGCAGGTAAATTAAAAAGAGGTAAAGCTTATAGATCTCACTTAGCACAAAATAAATCAACAAAACAAAAAAGACATCTTAAAAAAGCAACTTTTGTCTCAGCTGGAGATATGAAACGTTTAAAAGGATTATTACAAAACTAA